TTGCCGCAATCGGCTTCCTCGGCGCGCAGCACGTCGATGTTGTTGCACCTCCCGGCGAGCCATTCCATCTCCGGGCGGTAGTCGGCGGATTCCTCACTGACAAGTATCTGCCCACCATCGGCCATCAGCGATTGGAACCCGTCACGGATGCCGTTTGCGCCACCTAACACATTATGGCCGTGTTCCGTATAAAATCGCGACAACCAGAGGGTGATACCCATACCGCCGGGCACGGAGTCGATTTCCGTGAGTGCAAACGATTCCGATTCCGCGTCACCGGTCAGGATCAGGTCGGGTCGGATCACCCTCGGCATGACGTCGCGTAAGGCAGCCGACTGCTGGGTGTCGGTGATCCAGTGGGGTTTGTCGGCATCGAGTAAGCGGTGAATCCAGGCAGGCAATTTTCCCTTGGCGCTGCGCTGGTAGATCCCGTCGGATGCCCGTTGGAACTGCGCCAGCGGATGCCCGAGCCGGGTGAGTCTACGCGCGGTGGCTTTTTTCAAAACGAGCGGCTTGGGAGAAAACAACCAGCCGGCCCCATGTCGGAGTTTTGACCCGGGGAGGGCGTTTTGGATGGTTTCAAGTTTCAAGGTTCCGGTTTTGTGTAGTGGCGTTTCCTCGCTTTAATGACAGTTCGTAAGCAGATTGCCAAGTGTCCAGTGATACATCCTCCATTTAATTTCAATGGATGCGATGCTCCGTGCCACTGCTCGATTGCCATTGGCCGCCCCGCCAGCAGCGCGTCAAACGGGAGAGGCTCCGGCCAGCACCCTCGATAAGAATCCGCTGCCAAAAATCACTTGGCAAGGAGGAAAAGGAGATTAAATTCATATCTAACGAAAGGATGCATGCACTATCATCCCGCCGTTCAGTCCGGGGGTAATGACCCTGCAATACCTGTAAAATACTACCTAACAAAAACCATGACCAAGACAATCCTAGTTACGCTCGTTCTCGCGCTGCCCTCTGTTGTCAGTGCCCAGTCAACCCCAAAGACCTACCGTTTTGATTCCGTCGGCTTGCGTGGTGGAATCGACAGCCAGGGCGATATCAACATCAACACCGCGGAGCTGTTCGCCACCGTTACCACCCCCTACCAATTTCAGCTTGGAGATACCACGGTGCTTGATTTCAATCTTGAGGGGGGTGTGGGTGCCCTCGACCACAAAGCCGGAACCGGTTTCTATTTGCGTATCGGGCCACAATGTACCGTCAGTTTTGGCGACAGCCCGCTGCATCTTGTCATCGGCTCCGGTCCCGCCTACCTCAGTAAGCACACCTTCGGTCGACGCAACCTCGGCGGTGACTTCCAGTTTTTTACTTCCATGGGTTTCGATTGGGATATCAACGACCGCTGGACGCTGGGCTATCGCTGGCAGCACATCTCCAACGCCGGTCTTCAGGATGTCAATCCAGGTATGAATATGCACACTCTCGGACTTTCATACCGCTTCTAGCGATTGCGCTGCAAAGCACCCGGCTGGTGGTCCATCCGGATACCCAGGTCATTCCGCTGTCGTGAATGATGAGGGGGGGCTTGTTCAAATATGGAACAACTCCCTGGAACCCCCTTCTTTCCCGAGCGGCGTGAAATGCCTGCGCGGGTGCCGGCGTATCCGTTTCCGGACTGTATCATCAACCTCGCTCGACATAACGTAGAGCGCAAACACGCCACGGTAAAAAACCCCATGACAAAAAGTTTCCTAACACTTCTAACGCTCGCGCTGACCGTCATCAGCGCGCAGGCCCAGTTTGAAAACCCGGACCAGTACAACATCAAGTGGCACAGTCCGTCGAGCAACTCGGGGCAGTCGATGCCCTGCGGCGGGCGGGACACCGGCTTGAACGTCTGGGTGGAGAACGGCGACATCCTGTTCTACAT
The sequence above is drawn from the Akkermansiaceae bacterium genome and encodes:
- a CDS encoding acyloxyacyl hydrolase, coding for MTKTILVTLVLALPSVVSAQSTPKTYRFDSVGLRGGIDSQGDININTAELFATVTTPYQFQLGDTTVLDFNLEGGVGALDHKAGTGFYLRIGPQCTVSFGDSPLHLVIGSGPAYLSKHTFGRRNLGGDFQFFTSMGFDWDINDRWTLGYRWQHISNAGLQDVNPGMNMHTLGLSYRF